The following proteins are encoded in a genomic region of Xenopus laevis strain J_2021 chromosome 3L, Xenopus_laevis_v10.1, whole genome shotgun sequence:
- the tnpo2.L gene encoding transportin 2 L homeolog isoform X1, whose amino-acid sequence MDWRPDEEGLQQVLQLLKDSQSPDTATQRIVQDKLKQLNQYPDFNNYLIFVLTRLKSEDEPTRSLSGLILKNNVKAHYQSFPQTVSDFIKHECLNSIGDSSSLIRATIGILITTIASKGELQTWPELLPQLCNLLNSEDYNTCEGAFGALQKICEDSSELLDSDALNRPLNIMIPKFLQFFKHCSPKIRSHAIACVNQFITDRAQALMDNIDTFIEQLFALAVDEDPEVRKNVCRALVMLLEVRIDRLLPHMHSIIQYMLQRTQDNDENVSLEACEFWLTLADQPICKEALSNHLLQLIPILVNGMKYNEIDIILLKGDVEEDETVPDSEQDIKPRFHKSRTVTLQHEEERVQGEDDADDEDDDDDDDTLSDWNLRKCSAAALDILANVFREELLPHLLPLLKDLLFHPEWVIKESGILVLGAIAEGCMQGMVPYLPELIPHLIQCLSDKKALVRSIACWTLSRYAHWVVSQPPDLYLKPLMTELLKRILDSNKRVQEAACSAFATLEEEACTELVPYLSFILDTLVFAFGKYQHKNLLILYDAIGTLADSVGHHLNQPEYIQKLMPPLIQKWNELKDEDKDLFPLLECLSSIATALQSGFLPYCEPVYQRCVTLVQKTLAQAMVRTNGFKVREMPSTFVVQTLLFFPLISCQMYSQHPDQYEAPDKDFMIVALDLLSGLAEGLGGHVEQLVARSNIMTLLFQCMQDIMPEVRQSSFALLGDLTKACFLHVKPCISEFMPILGTNLNPEFISVCNNATWAIGEICMQMGSEMQPYVPMVLNNLVEIINRPNTPKTLLENTAITIGRLGCVCPQEVAPMLQQFIRPWCTSLRNIRDNEEKDSAFRGICIMIGANPGGVVQDFIFFCDAVASWMSPKDDLRDMFYKILHGFKEQVGEENWNQFSEQFPPLLKERLAAFYGV is encoded by the exons AAACTTAAGCAGCTGAACCAATACCCGGACTTCAATAATTATCTGATCTTCGTGCTGACGCGGCTCAAGTCTGAAG ATGAGCCAACGCGGTCCCTTAGTGGACTGATTCTGAAGAATAATGTGAAAGCGCATTATCAGAGCTTCCCGCAGACCGTATCGGACTTCATAAAGCACGAGTGCCTGAACAGTATAGGAGACTCCTCCTCCCTCATCAGGGCTACAATTG GTATCCTTATCACCACCATTGCTTCCAAGGGAGAGCTGCAAACATGGCCGGAGCTCCTTCCCCAGCTGTGCAACCTGCTCAATTCTGAGGATTACAACACGTGTGAG GGTGCCTTTGGGGCTCTGCAAAAAATCTGTGAGGATTCCTCCGAACTCCTAGACAGCGACGCATTAAACAGGCCGCTCAATATCATGATCCCCAAGTTCCTGCAGTTCTTTAAGCATTGCAGTCCCAAGATCAG GTCCCATGCCATTGCCTGCGTGAACCAGTTCATCACAGACCGGGCACAGGCTCTCATGGATAACATAGACACTTTCATTGAG CAATTGTTTGCCCTTGCGGTGGACGAGGATCCTGAGGTTCGGAAGAATGTGTGTAGGGCGCTGGTAATGTTGTTAGAGGTGCGGATAGACCGGCTGCTCCCGCACATGCACAGCATAATACAG TACATGCTGCAGAGAACACAAGATAACGATGAAAACGTTTCATTAGAGGCGTGCGAGTTTTGGTTAACGTTAGCCGACCAGCCCATCTGTAAGGAAGCCCTGTCCAACCATTTGCTGCA attaATTCCAATTCTGGTGAATGGGATGAAATATAACGAGATTGACATCATTCTGCTTAAG GGGGATGTGGAGGAAGACGAGACAGTCCCAGACAGTGAGCAGGACATCAAGCCTCGGTTCCACAAGTCTCGCACGGTGACGCTGCAGCACGAGGAGGAGCGAGTACAAGGGGAGGACGATGCAGATGacgaggatgatgatgatgacgacgacACTCTGTCTGACTGGAATCTGA GGAAATGTTCGGCCGCAGCTCTGGACATCCTCGCCAATGTATTTCGAGAGGAACTACTTCCTCATCTTCTTCCCCTTCTGAAAGATCTCCTCTTCCACCCTGAGTGGGTCATAAAGGAGTCTGGGATACTGGTCCTTGGGGCCATCGCTGAAG GCTGTATGCAGGGCATGGTCCCTTACCTTCCCGAGCTCATCCCACACCTGATCCAGTGCTTGTCGGATAAGAAGGCTCTCGTCCGTTCTATTGCCTGTTGGACACTGAGCCGCTATGCTCATTGGGTGGTCAGTCAACCTCCGGACCTCTACCTGAAGCCATTAATGACTGAGCTCCTGAAACGTATTCTAGACAGCAACAAGCGGGTACAGGAGGCTGCCTGCAG TGCATTTGCTACACTGGAAGAAGAGGCGTGCACAGAACTCGTTCCCTATTTAAGCTTTATATTGGATACGCTGGTGTTTGCCTTTGGAAAATACCAGCACAAGAACCTGCTGATTCTCTATGATGCAATTGGGACCCTGGCCGACTCCGTGGGACACCATCTAAACCAGCCG GAGTACATCCAAAAACTGATGCCCCCTTTGATCCAGAAATGGAACGAGCTAAAGGATGAAGACAAAGATCTATTCCCACTGCTAGAG TGTTTATCCTCCATAGCTACAGCCCTCCAGAGTGGCTTCCTACCCTACTGTGAACCCGTATACCAGCGCTGCGTCACGCTAGTCCAGAAAACACTTGCCCAGGCAATGGTACGTACCAATGGTTTTAAAGTGAGGGAGATGCCTTCCACATTTGTTGTGCAAACTTTAttgttttttccacttatttccTGCCAGATGTACAGCCAACACCCTGACCAGTATGAAGCCCCCGATAAGGATTTCATGATCGTTGCCTTGGACTTGCTGAGTGGGCTGGCGGAAGGGCTCGGTGGGCATGTTGAGCAGTTAGTAGCCAGGAGTAACATCATGACTTTGCTGTTTCAGTGCATGCAG GACATTATGCCTGAAGTCCGGCAAAGTTCCTTTGCTCTGCTGGGTGATCTGACAAAGGCCTGCTTCCTGCATGTCAAGCCGTGTATCT CGGAGTTCATGCCTATTCTGGGCACCAATTTAAATCCGGAGTTTATCTCTGTGTGCAATAATGCAACGTGGGCCATCGGAGAGATCTGCATGCAGATGG GATCTGAGATGCAGCCCTATGTCCCCATGGTCTTAAATAACCTCGTGGAGATCATTAACCGGCCAAATACCCCAAAGACCCTTCTGGAAAACACAG CTATTACCATTGGGCGCTTGGGTTGTGTGTGTCCCCAGGAGGTGGCTCCTATGCTGCAACAGTTTATCAGGCCTTG GTGCACATCACTTCGCAATATCCGTGACAATGAGGAGAAAGACTCCGCCTTCAGGGGCATCTGTATAATGATTGGTGCAAATCCTGGAGGAGTTGTACAG gattttattttcttttgtgatGCTGTGGCGTCATGGATGAGTCCGAAGGATGATCTAAGGGACATGTTCTACAAG atTTTGCACGGTTTTAAAGAGCAGGTCGGGGAGGAAAATTGGAATCAGTTCTCTGAGCAATTCCCCCCTCTGTTGAAGGAACGTTTAGCTGCGTTCTACGGTGTGTAA
- the tnpo2.L gene encoding transportin 2 L homeolog gives MDWRPDEEGLQQVLQLLKDSQSPDTATQRIVQDKLKQLNQYPDFNNYLIFVLTRLKSEDEPTRSLSGLILKNNVKAHYQSFPQTVSDFIKHECLNSIGDSSSLIRATIGILITTIASKGELQTWPELLPQLCNLLNSEDYNTCEGAFGALQKICEDSSELLDSDALNRPLNIMIPKFLQFFKHCSPKIRSHAIACVNQFITDRAQALMDNIDTFIEQLFALAVDEDPEVRKNVCRALVMLLEVRIDRLLPHMHSIIQYMLQRTQDNDENVSLEACEFWLTLADQPICKEALSNHLLQLIPILVNGMKYNEIDIILLKGDVEEDETVPDSEQDIKPRFHKSRTVTLQHEEERVQGEDDADDEDDDDDDDTLSDWNLRKCSAAALDILANVFREELLPHLLPLLKDLLFHPEWVIKESGILVLGAIAEGCMQGMVPYLPELIPHLIQCLSDKKALVRSIACWTLSRYAHWVVSQPPDLYLKPLMTELLKRILDSNKRVQEAACSAFATLEEEACTELVPYLSFILDTLVFAFGKYQHKNLLILYDAIGTLADSVGHHLNQPEYIQKLMPPLIQKWNELKDEDKDLFPLLECLSSIATALQSGFLPYCEPVYQRCVTLVQKTLAQAMMYSQHPDQYEAPDKDFMIVALDLLSGLAEGLGGHVEQLVARSNIMTLLFQCMQDIMPEVRQSSFALLGDLTKACFLHVKPCISEFMPILGTNLNPEFISVCNNATWAIGEICMQMGSEMQPYVPMVLNNLVEIINRPNTPKTLLENTAITIGRLGCVCPQEVAPMLQQFIRPWCTSLRNIRDNEEKDSAFRGICIMIGANPGGVVQDFIFFCDAVASWMSPKDDLRDMFYKILHGFKEQVGEENWNQFSEQFPPLLKERLAAFYGV, from the exons AAACTTAAGCAGCTGAACCAATACCCGGACTTCAATAATTATCTGATCTTCGTGCTGACGCGGCTCAAGTCTGAAG ATGAGCCAACGCGGTCCCTTAGTGGACTGATTCTGAAGAATAATGTGAAAGCGCATTATCAGAGCTTCCCGCAGACCGTATCGGACTTCATAAAGCACGAGTGCCTGAACAGTATAGGAGACTCCTCCTCCCTCATCAGGGCTACAATTG GTATCCTTATCACCACCATTGCTTCCAAGGGAGAGCTGCAAACATGGCCGGAGCTCCTTCCCCAGCTGTGCAACCTGCTCAATTCTGAGGATTACAACACGTGTGAG GGTGCCTTTGGGGCTCTGCAAAAAATCTGTGAGGATTCCTCCGAACTCCTAGACAGCGACGCATTAAACAGGCCGCTCAATATCATGATCCCCAAGTTCCTGCAGTTCTTTAAGCATTGCAGTCCCAAGATCAG GTCCCATGCCATTGCCTGCGTGAACCAGTTCATCACAGACCGGGCACAGGCTCTCATGGATAACATAGACACTTTCATTGAG CAATTGTTTGCCCTTGCGGTGGACGAGGATCCTGAGGTTCGGAAGAATGTGTGTAGGGCGCTGGTAATGTTGTTAGAGGTGCGGATAGACCGGCTGCTCCCGCACATGCACAGCATAATACAG TACATGCTGCAGAGAACACAAGATAACGATGAAAACGTTTCATTAGAGGCGTGCGAGTTTTGGTTAACGTTAGCCGACCAGCCCATCTGTAAGGAAGCCCTGTCCAACCATTTGCTGCA attaATTCCAATTCTGGTGAATGGGATGAAATATAACGAGATTGACATCATTCTGCTTAAG GGGGATGTGGAGGAAGACGAGACAGTCCCAGACAGTGAGCAGGACATCAAGCCTCGGTTCCACAAGTCTCGCACGGTGACGCTGCAGCACGAGGAGGAGCGAGTACAAGGGGAGGACGATGCAGATGacgaggatgatgatgatgacgacgacACTCTGTCTGACTGGAATCTGA GGAAATGTTCGGCCGCAGCTCTGGACATCCTCGCCAATGTATTTCGAGAGGAACTACTTCCTCATCTTCTTCCCCTTCTGAAAGATCTCCTCTTCCACCCTGAGTGGGTCATAAAGGAGTCTGGGATACTGGTCCTTGGGGCCATCGCTGAAG GCTGTATGCAGGGCATGGTCCCTTACCTTCCCGAGCTCATCCCACACCTGATCCAGTGCTTGTCGGATAAGAAGGCTCTCGTCCGTTCTATTGCCTGTTGGACACTGAGCCGCTATGCTCATTGGGTGGTCAGTCAACCTCCGGACCTCTACCTGAAGCCATTAATGACTGAGCTCCTGAAACGTATTCTAGACAGCAACAAGCGGGTACAGGAGGCTGCCTGCAG TGCATTTGCTACACTGGAAGAAGAGGCGTGCACAGAACTCGTTCCCTATTTAAGCTTTATATTGGATACGCTGGTGTTTGCCTTTGGAAAATACCAGCACAAGAACCTGCTGATTCTCTATGATGCAATTGGGACCCTGGCCGACTCCGTGGGACACCATCTAAACCAGCCG GAGTACATCCAAAAACTGATGCCCCCTTTGATCCAGAAATGGAACGAGCTAAAGGATGAAGACAAAGATCTATTCCCACTGCTAGAG TGTTTATCCTCCATAGCTACAGCCCTCCAGAGTGGCTTCCTACCCTACTGTGAACCCGTATACCAGCGCTGCGTCACGCTAGTCCAGAAAACACTTGCCCAGGCAATG ATGTACAGCCAACACCCTGACCAGTATGAAGCCCCCGATAAGGATTTCATGATCGTTGCCTTGGACTTGCTGAGTGGGCTGGCGGAAGGGCTCGGTGGGCATGTTGAGCAGTTAGTAGCCAGGAGTAACATCATGACTTTGCTGTTTCAGTGCATGCAG GACATTATGCCTGAAGTCCGGCAAAGTTCCTTTGCTCTGCTGGGTGATCTGACAAAGGCCTGCTTCCTGCATGTCAAGCCGTGTATCT CGGAGTTCATGCCTATTCTGGGCACCAATTTAAATCCGGAGTTTATCTCTGTGTGCAATAATGCAACGTGGGCCATCGGAGAGATCTGCATGCAGATGG GATCTGAGATGCAGCCCTATGTCCCCATGGTCTTAAATAACCTCGTGGAGATCATTAACCGGCCAAATACCCCAAAGACCCTTCTGGAAAACACAG CTATTACCATTGGGCGCTTGGGTTGTGTGTGTCCCCAGGAGGTGGCTCCTATGCTGCAACAGTTTATCAGGCCTTG GTGCACATCACTTCGCAATATCCGTGACAATGAGGAGAAAGACTCCGCCTTCAGGGGCATCTGTATAATGATTGGTGCAAATCCTGGAGGAGTTGTACAG gattttattttcttttgtgatGCTGTGGCGTCATGGATGAGTCCGAAGGATGATCTAAGGGACATGTTCTACAAG atTTTGCACGGTTTTAAAGAGCAGGTCGGGGAGGAAAATTGGAATCAGTTCTCTGAGCAATTCCCCCCTCTGTTGAAGGAACGTTTAGCTGCGTTCTACGGTGTGTAA